In the Sarcophilus harrisii chromosome 1, mSarHar1.11, whole genome shotgun sequence genome, one interval contains:
- the KCNS2 gene encoding potassium voltage-gated channel subfamily S member 2 gives MTGQSLSDLSEANFEDCEISVNVGGFKKKLRSHTLLRFPETRLGRLLHCRSKESILELCDDYDDAQNEFYFDRNPELFPYVLHFYNTGKLHVMGELCVFSFSQEIEYWGINEFFIDSCCSYSYHGRKMEPDQEKWDEQSDQESTTSSFDEILAFYNDASKFDGQPLGNLRRQLWLALDNPGYSILSRVFSILSIMVVLGSIVTMCLNSLPDFLIPDSQGNPEEDPRFEIVEHFGIAWFTFELVARFAVAPEFFKFFKNALNLIDLMSIIPFYITLVVNLVVESSPTLANLGRVAQVLRLMRIFRILKLARHSTGLRSLGATLKYSYKEVGLLLLYLSVGISIFSVVAYTIEKEENEGLATIPACWWWATVSMTTVGYGDVVPGTTAGKLTASACILAGILVVVLPITLIFNKFSHFYRRQKQLESAMRSCDFGDGMKEVPSVNLRDYYAHKVKSLMASLTNMSRSSPSELSLNDSLH, from the coding sequence ATGACGGGCCAGAGCCTGTCGGATTTGTCCGAAGCCAACTTCGAGGACTGCGAGATCAGCGTCAATGTTGGGGGTTTCAAGAAAAAGCTGCGCTCTCACACGCTGTTGCGCTTTCCAGAGACCCGGTTGGGCCGCCTCCTACACTGCCGCTCCAAGGAGTCCATCCTGGAGTTGTGTGATGACTATGACGACGCGCAGAACGAGTTCTACTTTGACAGGAACCCGGAGCTCTTCCCCTACGTCCTGCACTTCTATAATACAGGCAAACTACACGTGATGGGAGAGCTTTGCGTTTTTTCCTTCAGCCAAGAGATAGAGTACTGGGGGATTAACGAGTTCTTCATCGACTCCTGCTGCAGCTACAGCTATCATGGAAGGAAGATGGAGCCTGACCAAGAGAAGTGGGATGAGCAGAGTGACCAGGAGAGCACCACCTCCTCCTTTGATGAGATTTTGGCCTTCTACAATGATGCATCTAAGTTTGATGGGCAGCCCTTGGGTAACCTCCGGAGACAGCTATGGTTGGCCCTGGATAACCCAGGCTATTCAATTCTGAGTAGGgtattcagcattctttccatcatGGTGGTATTAGGCTCCATTGTCACCATGTGCCTCAACAGCCTTCCTGACTTTCTGATCCCGGATAGCCAAGGCAACCCTGAGGAAGACCCCAGGTTTGAAATTGTGGAACACTTTGGAATTGCTTGGTTCACTTTTGAGTTAGTGGCCAGATTTGCTGTGGCCCCAGAGTTCTTCAAATTTTTTAAGAATGCACTAAATTTGATTGATCTCATGTCCATCATTCCATTCTACATCACCCTGGTGGTCAACTTGGTGGTGGAGAGTTCTCCCACCTTGGCCAACTTAGGCAGGGTGGCTCAAGTCCTCAGGCTCATGAGGATTTTCCGCATCCTAAAACTGGCCAGACACTCCACTGGCCTTCGGTCTCTAGGGGCCACCCTGAAATATAGCTACAAAGAGGTAGGGCTCCTCTTACTCTATCTTTCAGTGGGCATATCAATATTCTCTGTAGTGGCCTACAccattgagaaagaagaaaatgagggtcTAGCCACAATCCCTGCCTGTTGGTGGTGGGCAACTGTGAGCATGACAACTGTGGGCTATGGTGATGTTGTTCCAGGGACCACAGCTGGGAAGCTGACTGCTTCAGCTTGTATCCTTGCTGGCATTCTTGTGGTGGTGCTGCCAATAACTTTGATCTTCaataaattttcacatttttataggCGACAAAAGCAACTTGAAAGTGCCATGCGCAGCTGCGATTTTGGAGATGGAATGAAGGAGGTTCCTTCAGTCAATCTACGGGACTACTATGCCCACAAAGTTAAGTCACTGATGGCAAGTCTTACCAACATGAGCAGAAGCTCACCAAGTGAACTAAGCTTAAATGATTCCCTACATTAG